The Streptomyces sp. Alt3 genome has a segment encoding these proteins:
- the greA gene encoding transcription elongation factor GreA, whose protein sequence is MTQTSDNVTWLTPEAYNQLKAELEYLSGPARTEISVKIAAAREEGDLRENGGYHAAKEEQGKMELRVRQLTQLLEHAKVGEAPADDGVVEPGMVVTIAFDGDPDDTVTFLLASREYASTDIETYSPQSPLGTGVNGKRVGDDAEYELPNGKKATVKIVSAKPYQG, encoded by the coding sequence GTGACCCAGACCAGCGATAACGTCACCTGGCTCACGCCGGAGGCGTACAACCAGCTGAAGGCGGAGCTGGAGTACCTGTCTGGTCCCGCGCGCACGGAGATCTCCGTCAAGATCGCGGCGGCCCGTGAGGAGGGTGACCTCCGCGAGAACGGCGGGTACCACGCCGCCAAGGAGGAGCAGGGCAAGATGGAGCTCCGGGTCCGTCAGCTGACCCAGCTCCTGGAGCACGCGAAGGTCGGCGAGGCCCCGGCCGACGACGGCGTGGTCGAGCCCGGCATGGTCGTGACGATCGCATTCGACGGCGACCCGGACGACACGGTCACCTTCCTGCTCGCCTCCCGCGAGTACGCGAGCACGGACATCGAGACCTACTCCCCCCAGTCCCCGCTCGGCACCGGCGTGAACGGCAAGCGGGTGGGCGACGACGCGGAGTACGAGCTGCCGAACGGCAAGAAGGCCACGGTGAAGATCGTCTCGGCGAAGCCGTACCAGGGCTGA
- the ilvA gene encoding threonine ammonia-lyase has protein sequence MTFRTSGPFPPLILDDIRGAQKMLSGVARTTGMEGSRYLSSLVGAPVHLKCENLQRTGSFKLRGAYVRIAGLSPVERAAGVVAASAGNHAQGVALASSLLGVRSTVFMPVGAPLPKVAATRDYGAEVRLHGHVVDETLAAAQEYAEETGAVFIHPFDHPDVIAGQGTVGLEILEQCPEVRTVVVGIGGGGLAAGIAVAVKALRPDVRIVGVQAAGAAAFPPSLSAGHPVALGSVQTMADGIKVGRPGDLTFPLVQELVDEVRTVSEDELSSALLLCLERAKMVVEPAGAIPVAALLSDPDAFRGPVVAVLSGGNVDPLLIQRILTHGMVAAGRYLSLRLRLTDRPGALAAMLTTLSVADANVLDIQHVRTDPRLGLTEAEVELHLETKGPEHCEEVAAALRAAGYLVRS, from the coding sequence ATGACCTTCCGTACGTCAGGCCCCTTTCCTCCGCTGATCCTCGACGACATCCGAGGGGCGCAGAAGATGCTGTCCGGGGTGGCCAGAACGACCGGGATGGAAGGCAGCCGCTACCTCAGCTCCCTCGTCGGTGCCCCTGTCCACCTCAAGTGCGAGAACCTCCAGCGCACCGGCTCGTTCAAACTCCGGGGCGCGTACGTGCGGATCGCCGGACTCAGCCCCGTCGAACGGGCGGCCGGGGTGGTGGCCGCGAGTGCCGGAAACCATGCGCAGGGTGTCGCACTCGCGTCTTCGCTTCTAGGCGTACGCTCCACGGTCTTCATGCCGGTCGGCGCACCCCTGCCGAAGGTGGCGGCGACCCGGGACTACGGCGCGGAGGTCAGGCTCCACGGCCACGTCGTCGACGAGACGCTCGCCGCCGCCCAGGAGTACGCCGAGGAGACCGGAGCGGTCTTCATCCACCCCTTCGACCACCCGGACGTCATCGCGGGACAGGGCACCGTCGGCCTGGAGATCCTCGAACAGTGCCCGGAGGTCCGCACCGTCGTCGTCGGCATCGGCGGGGGCGGTCTCGCGGCGGGGATCGCGGTCGCGGTGAAGGCGCTGCGCCCCGACGTCAGGATCGTCGGTGTCCAGGCCGCCGGCGCGGCGGCCTTCCCGCCCTCGCTGTCCGCCGGGCATCCGGTGGCGCTCGGCTCGGTGCAGACCATGGCCGACGGGATCAAGGTGGGGCGGCCCGGCGACCTGACGTTCCCGCTGGTCCAGGAGCTGGTGGACGAGGTCCGTACGGTCTCCGAGGACGAGCTGTCCAGCGCGCTGCTGCTGTGCCTGGAGCGGGCGAAGATGGTCGTCGAGCCGGCCGGGGCGATCCCGGTCGCGGCGCTGCTGAGCGATCCGGACGCCTTCCGCGGTCCCGTCGTCGCCGTGCTGTCGGGCGGCAACGTCGACCCCCTGCTGATACAGCGCATCCTGACGCACGGCATGGTCGCGGCGGGCCGTTACCTGAGCCTGCGGCTCCGGCTCACCGACCGGCCGGGGGCGCTGGCCGCGATGCTCACCACCCTGTCCGTCGCCGACGCCAACGTCCTCGACATCCAGCACGTACGGACCGACCCGCGGCTCGGGCTCACCGAGGCGGAGGTGGAACTCCACCTGGAGACGAAGGGGCCGGAGCACTGCGAGGAGGTCGCCGCCGCGCTGCGCGCCGCCGGCTACCTGGTGCGCTCCTGA
- a CDS encoding ATP-binding cassette domain-containing protein: MPGAIYAEGLVKTFGDVRALGGVDLDVPEGTVLGLLGPNGAGKTTAVRVLTTLLRPDSGRAVVAGIDVLKNPDEVRRSIGLSGQFAAVDEYLTGRENLQMVGQLYQMSSRDAKKRAGQLLEKFNLADAADRTAKTYSGGMRRRLDLAAALVVSPPVMFMDEPTTGLDPRNRQQLWEVIEELVAGGTTLLLTTQYLEEADHLAHDICVIDHGKVIARGTSDQLKARTGGERVEVVVHQPDQIEPARSVLASYGKGEIAVAEHTRKLTVPVTGGAKLLAEVIRDLDTRGVEIDDIGLRRPTLDDVFISLTGHAAELEKNSGNVSTEAAQGRKEGVQ; this comes from the coding sequence ATGCCAGGCGCCATCTACGCCGAAGGCCTGGTGAAGACCTTCGGCGATGTACGAGCACTGGGCGGCGTCGATCTCGACGTGCCCGAAGGCACCGTCCTGGGCCTGCTGGGGCCCAACGGCGCCGGTAAGACGACAGCCGTACGTGTCCTGACCACCCTGCTCCGGCCGGACAGCGGCCGGGCCGTCGTGGCGGGCATCGACGTCCTGAAGAACCCCGACGAGGTGCGGCGCTCGATCGGCCTGTCCGGCCAGTTCGCGGCCGTCGACGAATACCTCACGGGCCGCGAGAACCTCCAGATGGTCGGGCAGCTCTACCAGATGAGCTCGCGCGACGCGAAGAAGCGGGCCGGGCAGCTCCTGGAGAAGTTCAACCTCGCCGACGCCGCCGACCGCACCGCGAAGACGTACTCCGGGGGCATGCGCCGCCGCCTCGACCTGGCGGCTGCGCTCGTCGTCTCCCCGCCGGTGATGTTCATGGACGAGCCCACCACCGGGCTCGACCCCCGCAACCGGCAGCAGCTGTGGGAGGTCATCGAGGAGCTCGTCGCGGGCGGTACGACGCTGCTGCTGACCACGCAGTACCTGGAGGAGGCCGACCACCTCGCCCACGACATCTGCGTCATCGACCACGGCAAGGTCATCGCACGCGGCACGTCCGACCAGCTCAAGGCCCGCACCGGCGGCGAGCGGGTCGAGGTGGTCGTGCACCAGCCGGACCAGATCGAGCCGGCCCGCTCGGTCCTCGCCTCGTACGGCAAGGGGGAGATCGCCGTCGCCGAGCACACCCGCAAGCTGACCGTCCCGGTCACCGGCGGGGCCAAACTGCTGGCCGAGGTCATCCGCGACCTCGACACCCGGGGTGTGGAGATCGACGACATCGGCCTGCGCCGCCCCACCCTCGACGACGTCTTCATCTCGCTCACCGGCCACGCGGCCGAGCTGGAGAAGAACAGCGGCAACGTATCCACCGAGGCCGCACAGGGCCGGAAGGAGGGCGTGCAGTGA
- a CDS encoding ABC transporter permease: protein MSAVTDTPDLAPLKSRGAIGRSVADSLVVARRNLIRMARIPEMVIFGLVQPIMFVVLFTYVFGGSIKVGSSLSSTAYKEFLMAGIFAQTVTFATAGAGAGIADDMHKGLIDRFRSLPMARGAVLTGRTLADLVQTALTLVVLAGVALIIGWRTHENIGKVLLGFLLLLLLGYAFSWIGALIGLVVRTPEAATSGGLIWLFPLTFISNAFVDANQMPTVLRHIAEWNPFSATVAACRELFGNVPPGFVTSDAWPMQHPILASVIWSVLIVVVFRTLAVRKYRSATA from the coding sequence GTGAGCGCCGTCACGGACACACCGGACCTCGCACCGCTCAAGTCCCGCGGGGCGATCGGCCGGTCGGTGGCCGACTCCCTGGTCGTCGCGCGGCGCAACCTGATCCGCATGGCCAGGATTCCCGAGATGGTGATCTTCGGCCTGGTCCAGCCCATCATGTTCGTGGTCCTGTTCACCTATGTGTTCGGCGGCTCCATCAAGGTGGGCAGCTCCCTGTCGTCCACGGCCTACAAGGAATTCCTGATGGCCGGGATCTTCGCCCAGACCGTCACCTTCGCCACCGCGGGCGCCGGAGCGGGTATCGCGGACGACATGCACAAGGGACTGATCGACCGCTTCCGGTCCCTGCCCATGGCCCGCGGCGCCGTCCTCACCGGACGTACGCTCGCCGACCTCGTGCAGACCGCCCTCACCCTCGTCGTCCTCGCCGGTGTCGCACTGATCATCGGCTGGCGGACCCACGAGAACATCGGCAAGGTGCTCCTCGGCTTCCTGCTGCTGCTCCTGCTCGGCTACGCGTTCTCCTGGATCGGCGCACTGATCGGCCTCGTCGTGCGCACACCGGAGGCGGCCACCTCGGGCGGACTGATCTGGCTCTTCCCGCTGACGTTCATCTCGAACGCCTTCGTGGACGCCAACCAGATGCCGACCGTCCTGCGCCACATCGCGGAGTGGAACCCGTTCAGCGCCACCGTGGCTGCCTGCCGCGAACTCTTCGGCAACGTCCCGCCGGGCTTCGTGACCTCGGACGCCTGGCCCATGCAGCACCCGATCCTCGCCTCGGTGATCTGGTCGGTCCTGATCGTCGTGGTCTTCCGCACCCTGGCGGTCCGCAAGTACCGCTCGGCCACCGCCTGA
- the mca gene encoding mycothiol conjugate amidase Mca: protein MTEQLRLMAVHAHPDDESSKGAATMAKYVSEGVDVLVVTCTGGERGSILNPKLQGDAYIEANIHEVRKKEMDEAREILGVAQEWLGFVDSGLPEGDPLPPLPEGCFALEDDETAAGRLVAKIRAFRPQVITTYDENGGYPHPDHIKTHTISMIAFEGAADTERFPEAEFGPAFQPQKLYYNQGFNKPRTVALHEALLARGLESPYGDWLERWKEFERAERTLTTHIPCDDFFEIRDKALIAHATQIDPDGGWFRVPMDIQREVWPTEEYELAKSLVDTSLPESDLFAGIRDNA from the coding sequence TTGACCGAGCAGCTGAGACTGATGGCCGTGCACGCCCACCCCGACGACGAGTCGAGCAAGGGCGCGGCCACCATGGCCAAGTACGTGTCCGAGGGGGTGGACGTCCTGGTCGTCACCTGCACAGGGGGCGAACGGGGATCCATCCTCAACCCGAAGCTCCAGGGGGACGCCTACATCGAGGCGAACATCCACGAGGTGCGCAAGAAGGAGATGGACGAGGCCCGGGAGATCCTGGGCGTCGCGCAGGAGTGGCTCGGCTTCGTCGACTCGGGTCTCCCCGAGGGCGACCCGCTGCCCCCGCTGCCCGAGGGCTGCTTCGCCCTGGAGGACGACGAGACGGCGGCGGGGCGTCTCGTCGCGAAGATCCGTGCGTTCCGGCCGCAGGTGATCACCACCTACGACGAGAACGGCGGGTACCCGCACCCCGACCACATCAAGACCCACACCATCTCGATGATCGCGTTCGAGGGGGCCGCGGACACCGAGCGGTTCCCCGAGGCGGAGTTCGGCCCGGCCTTCCAGCCGCAGAAGCTCTACTACAACCAGGGCTTCAACAAGCCGCGCACGGTCGCCCTGCACGAGGCGCTCCTGGCCCGCGGGCTGGAGTCCCCGTACGGCGACTGGCTGGAGCGCTGGAAGGAGTTCGAGCGCGCCGAACGCACGCTGACCACGCACATCCCGTGCGACGACTTCTTCGAGATCCGCGACAAGGCGCTGATCGCGCACGCGACGCAGATCGACCCGGACGGCGGCTGGTTCCGGGTGCCGATGGACATCCAGCGGGAGGTCTGGCCCACCGAGGAGTACGAGCTCGCCAAGTCCCTGGTCGATACCTCCCTCCCCGAGAGCGACCTCTTCGCGGGCATCCGCGACAATGCCTGA
- a CDS encoding tetratricopeptide repeat protein, with the protein MRDSHRAEAERLLVRAVEEEARRTGGRTDSGVLLSRGRGALDSMAAGAADEYAAYTRALDAAGAGQQPLSARFSKATLGTPLLVTGVAAAAAFGADVALGTATGLALGAGAVVAVAGTTATMARVTASHWPAAHRRAGERNQPGGPEQLRLEWLTALEVRGIRPFLDQQRMLTASTRPPKKSSASVVAQLRGGDRSAAARTRSLLEQSFGHLPSADGPFAGRRSELAQIAQWVHAARAATETRPTVVVLHGAPGSGRTTLAVRAAHELKDQFRGACVVDLRGDVAGETPLPTRDALLHLLNRLGAPREQLLFRERSSAEQHVRRLGELYHQHLTGTPVTVVLDDATDAAQVRTLVPERSDSLVLVTAREPLELPDDIPARVYHLPVGGLDAAGAEEVLRESAEDEEGGPYDFPSTDTVVELCGALPLALRVAGSSLGARNRAELATALGAYGPVAPVERALWLRYTDQSEPARRLLRRLALAGRASLGAAAAASLLSSDEQEASRLLESLARAGLLVHVRGARYRLHDLVRDFALARLLDEEPAADRTAAQERLIQNYAELADAVIRMVDGKMSTRAGQFGSHGFSSLDAALRWLDDESSFITSALRHTEGVDQRSVLHLLGALCDYCLLRGDLYRLGEISELTRAVDQGLLERSVQWRTGIAARQLGELDKARTTLSSVVGLYREAQNDAGAALALCSLGITLHHQGNLTEASARLREALALQESPEQAEDRAWSLHALAAVERDRANLAEALTLLDTALTLHREGESLHGEAWSHFQLGQVCLRMGEVARAEEELSTALELYGRTRDERGEAWALTQLARARLMDEDGSSAAAAVEQLRGALDRHRGNEDARGEAWTRYYLGQALEEDGDTVQAVRELERARTMFSRMRDVYGLACARHHSGRVTRDQRAEQTGNLRNSGFARQLLVDARADFRRIGVAHGEAWTCLELALIDGGNNRAAQALELCGEAITLFASYGDVRGGDWAAFLRCTLLPYASPGGSEVGTAVAQQELADLLEAAHPLRDAKLEDCAEAFRVVLNRGVDLDDGWQAWRLGLTPSRHAREVMGVPVGVRP; encoded by the coding sequence GCTCGACAGCATGGCGGCGGGAGCCGCCGACGAGTACGCCGCCTACACCCGGGCGCTGGACGCCGCGGGGGCCGGACAGCAGCCGCTGTCCGCTCGATTCAGCAAGGCGACGCTCGGAACACCACTGCTGGTGACGGGTGTTGCCGCAGCGGCGGCGTTCGGTGCGGACGTGGCGCTCGGCACGGCGACCGGTCTCGCGCTGGGGGCGGGCGCGGTCGTCGCGGTGGCGGGGACGACCGCGACCATGGCCAGGGTGACCGCGTCGCACTGGCCCGCCGCGCACCGCAGGGCGGGCGAACGGAACCAGCCCGGCGGCCCCGAGCAGCTGCGGCTGGAGTGGCTGACGGCGCTGGAGGTACGGGGCATCCGCCCGTTCCTCGACCAGCAGCGCATGCTGACCGCGTCCACCCGTCCGCCGAAGAAGTCGAGCGCGTCCGTGGTGGCGCAGCTGCGCGGCGGTGACCGCAGCGCAGCCGCACGGACCCGGTCACTCCTCGAACAGTCCTTCGGCCATCTGCCCTCCGCGGACGGTCCGTTCGCGGGCCGCCGGAGCGAACTGGCGCAGATCGCCCAGTGGGTGCACGCGGCCCGTGCGGCGACCGAGACCCGGCCGACCGTGGTCGTCCTGCACGGCGCCCCGGGCTCCGGGCGCACCACGCTCGCCGTGCGGGCGGCGCACGAGCTCAAGGACCAGTTCCGCGGGGCGTGCGTGGTCGACCTGCGGGGCGATGTCGCCGGCGAGACCCCGCTGCCGACCCGGGACGCGCTGCTGCATCTGCTGAACCGGCTGGGGGCTCCACGCGAGCAGTTGCTCTTCCGGGAGAGGTCCTCCGCCGAGCAGCACGTACGGCGCCTGGGCGAGCTCTACCACCAGCATCTGACGGGCACGCCCGTCACGGTCGTCCTGGACGACGCCACCGACGCCGCGCAGGTCCGCACGCTGGTGCCCGAGCGCTCCGACAGCCTGGTCCTCGTCACCGCCCGCGAGCCCCTCGAACTGCCCGACGACATCCCCGCGCGGGTATACCACCTGCCCGTCGGCGGGCTGGACGCGGCGGGCGCCGAGGAAGTGCTGCGCGAGTCGGCGGAGGACGAAGAGGGCGGTCCGTACGACTTCCCCTCGACCGACACGGTCGTGGAGCTGTGCGGCGCCCTGCCGCTGGCCCTGCGTGTGGCGGGCTCGTCGCTCGGCGCGCGCAACCGTGCCGAGCTCGCCACCGCCCTCGGGGCGTACGGTCCGGTGGCGCCCGTGGAGCGTGCCCTGTGGCTGCGCTACACCGACCAGTCCGAGCCTGCCCGCCGGCTGCTGCGGCGGCTCGCCCTGGCCGGACGCGCCAGCCTCGGGGCCGCCGCGGCGGCGTCGCTGCTGTCCTCCGACGAGCAGGAGGCGAGCCGTCTGCTGGAGTCGCTGGCCCGGGCCGGTCTCCTGGTCCATGTGCGGGGCGCGCGCTACCGGCTCCACGACCTCGTACGCGACTTCGCCCTGGCCCGGCTGCTCGACGAGGAACCGGCCGCCGACCGTACGGCCGCGCAGGAACGCCTCATCCAGAACTACGCGGAGCTCGCCGACGCCGTGATCCGCATGGTCGACGGCAAGATGTCGACCCGCGCCGGTCAGTTCGGCTCGCACGGCTTCAGCTCGCTCGACGCCGCCCTGCGCTGGCTGGACGACGAGTCCAGCTTCATCACCTCGGCGCTGCGGCACACGGAGGGCGTCGACCAGCGCTCGGTGCTCCACCTGCTGGGCGCCCTGTGCGACTACTGCCTGCTGCGCGGCGACCTCTACCGCCTCGGAGAGATCAGCGAGCTGACGCGCGCCGTCGACCAGGGCCTCCTGGAGCGGTCGGTCCAGTGGCGTACGGGCATCGCGGCCAGGCAGCTCGGGGAGCTCGACAAGGCGCGTACCACCCTGTCCTCCGTCGTCGGCCTCTACCGCGAGGCGCAGAACGACGCGGGCGCCGCGCTCGCGCTCTGCTCGCTCGGGATCACCCTGCACCACCAGGGCAATCTCACGGAGGCCTCGGCGCGGCTGCGGGAGGCGCTCGCCCTCCAGGAGTCCCCGGAACAGGCCGAGGACCGGGCCTGGTCCCTGCACGCCCTGGCCGCGGTGGAACGCGACCGGGCCAATCTGGCCGAGGCCCTGACCCTGCTGGACACCGCGCTGACCCTGCACCGCGAGGGCGAGTCGCTGCACGGCGAGGCCTGGTCGCACTTCCAGCTCGGCCAGGTCTGCCTGCGGATGGGCGAGGTCGCCCGGGCGGAGGAGGAGCTGTCCACCGCCCTGGAGCTGTACGGCCGCACCCGGGACGAGCGCGGGGAGGCGTGGGCCCTGACCCAGCTGGCCCGTGCCCGGCTGATGGACGAGGACGGCAGCAGCGCGGCTGCGGCGGTGGAGCAGTTGCGTGGGGCCCTCGACCGGCACCGGGGCAACGAGGACGCGCGGGGCGAGGCGTGGACGCGTTACTACCTGGGTCAGGCCCTGGAGGAGGACGGCGACACCGTTCAGGCGGTACGCGAGCTGGAGCGGGCCCGCACGATGTTCTCCCGGATGCGCGACGTCTACGGGCTGGCCTGCGCCCGCCACCACTCGGGGCGCGTCACCCGCGACCAGCGGGCGGAGCAGACCGGCAACCTGCGCAACTCCGGTTTCGCACGGCAGCTCCTGGTGGACGCCCGGGCGGACTTCCGCCGGATCGGGGTGGCGCACGGCGAGGCCTGGACCTGCCTGGAGCTGGCCCTGATCGACGGCGGCAACAACCGCGCCGCGCAGGCCCTGGAGCTCTGCGGCGAGGCGATCACCCTGTTCGCCTCGTACGGCGACGTCCGGGGCGGCGACTGGGCGGCGTTCCTGCGGTGCACGCTGCTGCCGTACGCCTCGCCGGGCGGCAGCGAGGTGGGCACGGCGGTGGCGCAGCAGGAGCTGGCCGACCTGCTGGAGGCCGCCCACCCGCTGCGGGACGCCAAGCTGGAGGACTGTGCGGAGGCCTTCCGGGTGGTCCTCAACCGCGGTGTGGACCTGGACGACGGCTGGCAGGCCTGGCGCCTCGGCCTGACGCCGTCCCGGCACGCCCGCGAGGTCATGGGAGTGCCGGTGGGCGTGCGGCCCTGA
- a CDS encoding DUF4307 domain-containing protein: MAAVREALPEGRYGRSQDERADRKLKITGSVLGVAFLAMIGWFGYDYVAGQDVSAELIKSRIVSDGRAEAHLEVRKDRDATGQCTLRALSEDGAEVGRAGFRFDERSERIDEVVSLRTTSRATAVELKGCTAGG; encoded by the coding sequence ATGGCAGCGGTACGCGAGGCCTTGCCCGAGGGGCGTTACGGCCGGTCGCAGGACGAGCGCGCGGACCGCAAGCTCAAGATCACCGGCTCTGTGCTGGGTGTGGCGTTCCTCGCCATGATCGGCTGGTTCGGCTACGACTACGTGGCCGGTCAGGACGTCAGCGCCGAGCTCATCAAGTCGAGGATCGTGTCGGACGGCCGCGCCGAGGCGCACCTGGAGGTCCGCAAGGACCGGGACGCCACGGGGCAGTGCACGCTCCGCGCCCTGAGCGAGGACGGGGCGGAGGTCGGGCGGGCGGGCTTCCGGTTCGACGAGCGCTCCGAGCGGATCGACGAGGTCGTCTCGCTGCGCACCACCTCCAGGGCGACCGCGGTGGAGCTGAAGGGCTGTACCGCCGGCGGCTGA